DNA sequence from the Pedobacter schmidteae genome:
ATACTTTAGGGTACCGGGTACGTCTGAATTCAGACCAGGCCTCCTGTCCATCGGGATACAGAGCGATCCATTTCTGAGTGACAATTCTTTCCAGGTTTCTTTCAAAATTGTCTGTACTGTTCCATTTAATGGTTATGGTACTGAGGTTAGCATTTCCTGCTGCAACACTATTTCCATTATTTAAGGGATCTACATAAGGAGCAGGCTTACTGGTTGCATCATTAATATAAGTGGTTGCATCACCTGCCGCAAGGTTAGTCCCTCCTATAGGCTGACTAAAAGCGGTTTTGATTCCTGTTTCATATAAATTTTGAGCAGTACCATTCATATTCCAATTTCTTAATGCACCCTCGGCCCTTAAAAAATAAGCTTCGGATGCCGTCATCCATTGTACAGGGGTTGATAAGGTTACATTTAAAGTAGAGAATGGGTCGTACGCATGTCCGGTAAACCTACTCCCGTTTCGAATTCCATGAAAGTCGGGTGTTGAGCCTGCCGGTAAAGCCACTTTATTAAACCAGAGCCCGGCCCGCGGATCGTTATATCCTTTTAAAAAGGATTCCATGTTGGCTCCCATCCGGGTATCATTATAAGGATAGGTAATGGTGTATAAGGGATTAATGGTTGTAGAACCATCTACCTTCAGTAAAGCATTATCGCTATTTCCTGTCATTACTCCGGCGCTAACTGCCTGCTCGGCGGCCTGTTGCGCTTTTCCGGGATTAGCGTATACAATTCGCATGGCAAGCCTCAATTTCAGGGTATTGGCAAATTTTAGCCATTGTACAAAGTCGCCTCCATAAATAAGATCAAATTTGGCCAGCGGCTTTGCCCCCGGGTTCTTTTGCACAAAATCTGTCAGTACGCTTATCGCTGCATCCAGATCTGTAAAAAAAGAATTGTAGATTACCTCCTGCGAATCGTATGGCGTATTGGTGCTACCAGCAACAAATTGCGTGTAAGGTAGTGGACCATACATGTCGGTAACGCGGTGCATGGCCATTACCTTTAAAATCTGGGCTAACGCGTAAGTACTTGGAGAGGATGTTTCTGATTTCTTTTTGATAAAATACCAGGGAGCCATTTCATTTTTATAGGCATTTGGAAAAGCCGCGCCATACCATGCCGGAATCATTGCATAGGTACTATTGTTGACACCATTATTGCCATAAGCATCCGATGTGCCCTGATGACCCGAATAGATATCCCCCATCAAACTATAAATCAACTGATAGGCATTTGCGTCGGCATTATCAGCATTATTGAGCACCGGCATTATTTTAGTCTCCATTTGTGTAATGAATCCCCCTACATCGAGATTATCATACTTTAACTGCTCTTCTGTCGCATTATTTGGATTTTGATTATGCTCGATAAAATTCTTTGTGCAAGCGTTGCCTGTTACCATCACAATGACTGATATCAGCAACAGACTTATATTTTTTCTATAATAAAGTTGAATACGGTTCATGATTATGAGTTTACAGGTTAACTTTTAGACTAAGACCAAAGCTTCTGAGGCTGGGTAACATAAAATAATCTATCCCCTGGAAATAGGTTCCGGTTGAAGCAGTGCTTTCGGGATCGAATGGTGCTTTGTTGTAGAACATAAATAGGTTTCTACCAATGGCTGAGATGGTTAAATTCTGTAATTTGTTATTAAAAATCTTTGCCGGTATCGTATAGCCAATAGAAGCCTCGCGTAAGCGCGCATTGGTAGCTTTATATACGTATTGCGACAAAACGCCCGTTCCCAATCCTACTGTTTGATAATACCGTTGTGCGTCAACTTTATTGCCATTGACAATTACCCCACCGTTATCACGTGCATCGGCACTGGCTTTTGAGCTGCCATATCCATCCATAAGGGCCTGTGTAGCGGATACCGCCACGCCTCCCAAACGGCAGTCGACCAAAAACCCTACATTAAAATTCTTATAGCTGAAATTATTTCTGAATCCGATGAGGTATCTTGGATTGGAATTACCGGCCTTAATCAGGTTGTTGTTGTCGATTGTTAATGCCCCTGTTGTAGGATCCACCAGAATATATCCATGTGCGTCTACTGCCAGCTTATTCACATAAATATCTCCAAAAGATCCCCCCTTATCGATGTAAGACCTATAAGAGCCAATTCCTCCCTGATCAAAGTGATCGGTATTTAATGGTGAACCGTCGACAGGATTCACTTTATTTTGTACCAGCTCAACAATCTTATTGCGGTTTAAAGTAAAGGTAGCTGTAGCATTCCATTTTACACTTCCCAGGTTGCCATCGTAGCCCAGGGCAGCCTCAATTCCTTTGTTATTGACCTTACCCGCATTTACCGAGAAGAAATCATAACCACTTCCATCAGGTGCTTTGTATTTAAACAATTGATTAAAGGTATTTGAATAATACAATGTGACATCCAGGTTAATCTTGTTTTTTAAGAACCTGGCGTTGATACCTGCCTCTATAGACTTTGTCCTTTCTGGTTTTAAATCGGTAAGTGGTAAATTAGAGTTCGGATTGATTCCGGCAGGGCCCACAGGATAAGACTCGGTAGAAAGAAACCTTGGAATGGTGTTACCTACCTCACTGTACGAACCTCTGACCTTTAAGAAAGAAATCGCATTTTGAGGCAAGCTTACCATATCGCTAACAATAGCCGAAAGTCCTACTGAAGGATAGAAAAAGGATAGTTTATTAGTATTGGCCAATGCCGAAGACCATTCGTTTCGAGCAGTGAGGTCGAGATATATTCTACTTTTATAGCTTAACTGAGCACTGGCATAAATGGCCTGACTCTGGTCGTAATAAGCATCCTGTAATGCGGGTACCGGCTTGGTATTGTTTAAATTGAACAGATTGGGAACTGTACTTAAGGGTGCACCATTGCCATCAACCGCATTGCCGGTAAGGTCGTACCTGGTATTGGTAAGGCTGGCTCCCAACAATCCGATCAAGCCTATATCATTAAATGTTTTATTGGCAGTAGCTAAAAAATCGGCATAAGTTTGCTTTGTTTTTTCGTTGGCATTTAAGTAGGATCCGTTTTCAGAATTTGCAGCCAATAAAGGCAAAGTAGAAGCGTAATTTTTAATTTCGTTCAGATTCGCGGTGTTATCTAACCTTACGCGCGCAGCGACATCCAGCCAGGGCATCAATTTATATTTTAATGCAGCGCCCAGCATATAACGATCTTTATTATTGGTATTAAAATCGCGGTTTACCGTCCAGTAGGGATTTTGCATCGCTATTCCCAGATCGCCATACGGCCAAAACTGCGTTTTGAAATTCCGGTTTGGGTTAAAACGTTCGTATATCTTATATTTTTCAATATCGTCTCCTCTGGGGAAAAGATACAGAGGCACAATCGGGTTTAAATATTGCCCCTGGGAAATCATATTCTGATTTTCCATTTTAATGTACATCATATTCAAATCAAGACTTAACTTATCGTCCAGATAGGAAGAGCTGTTATGTAAGGTTAAGTTATACCTGTTGAAGGTATTGTTGGGCACTATTCCGTTGGCGTTGACTGCTGCCGCAGAAAAATAGGTTTGATTTTTTTCTGTTCCGGTAGATAAGCTGATGCTATTGCTCACATTATTTCCTGTTCTGAAAAAATCGGCGGGATCATAATTTCCAGGCTCACTCATTTTTGCCCCCCAGCTGTCGAAAGTACCGGGGCTGGATGTGCCATAAGTATTTTGAACCTGAGGCATCACAAAAGGGCGGTAAAAATTTGTGCTATTGGAAAAGCTGACCTGCGTTTTTGCAGCTGTTCCTTTTTTGGTAGTCACCAGAATTACACCGTTGGCCGCCTGACTTCCATAAAGCGCTGCTGAGGCTGCACCAGTTAAAACCGAAACACTTACGATGTCTTCCGGATTGATACTCGAAATACCATCGCCGCTATCGCCTCCACCGTAAACACCTTTGGGATTGGTGCTGTTTTTGGAGAAAAGATTTGGTAAGGGAATACCGTCCAATACATAAAGCGCATTATTGTTTCCCTGTACAGATTTATCACCACGCATTACTACCCGGGTGGAGCCACCAATTCCGGAAGCACTGCTGTTGATGGTAATACCTGCCACCTTACCCGAAAGCGCATTTACAAAACTGGCATCAGGCACTTTGGTCAGCTCGTCGGATTTAACTTCCTGCACATTGTAGGTAAGCGCCTTGGTTGATTTTTTAATACCCAGTGCTGTAACTACCACCTGCTCCAGTACGCTACTTTCTTCCCTCAGCACAATAGTCAATTTTGTTTGTTTCCCAACTGTCAGCTCCTGCTTTATGAAACCGATAAAAGAAAATACCAGGACATCACCTGCATCGGCTTCAATGCTGAACGTACCAGAACCATCGGTGGCAGATACTTTTCCTGTTTTTTTATTGAGTACGGATACCCCCGGAATGACCACTCCTGCAGTATCCCTAACCACCCCGGTAATCTTCATCAATGCTTCAGATAGACCTTCTGTAAGCTCCGGGTTCTTTTTTACCACAATAATTACAACGTTATCCTCTATCTTATAGGACAAAGGCTGATTTTGAAAGCAACTGTTTAATGCTTCGGCTAATGAAACATTATTTAGCCTGACCGTAACGGGCTTTGAATTTTTAAGGCTATAACTATTGTACAGAAAAATGGTTCCCGTTTGTTTTTTGATTTTGGTTAAAATATCTGCCAGTGAAGTTTTCTGCTCATTTAATGAAATCTGCGCTTTGCTAGCTGCGCTTACCTGCAGAAGAAACATGGTTAATATAATTATGATGATTTTCATAACCCGCATAAATTGTTTAGGAATACGACTGAAGTCAATGCCCCCGACATTACTAAATTTCATACATTTGTATTTAAGTTTGGTTAGTTTATTAAATTCTTAACAGCATTTTTTACGATAAGTCCAAACGACATGGTCAGGAGTAGGTCGAAGCACTCCTGGCTTTTTTTTTTGGACTTTTACTTATAAATAAAATTAGTCCATAACGATTACGCTCCTTCCTTTGATTTTAAAATGTACAGTGTTGGTTGATTCGATCATACTCAACACTTTCGAAATGGGTTTGGATCGGGAAATAGTTCCAACAAAAGCCTTATTGCTCATATCTCCTTCATAAATAACCTGTACGTCATACCAGCGGGCAATTTTTTGCATGATTTGCTCAATCGGTTCGTTCACAAATACAAATTGACCGTTCTTCCAGGCAATAACCGACTCGGTATCAACGTCAGTGCGCAGATCAATCCTGTGCCCCAACATCACAGATTGTTGTCCGGGTTTGAGTATGCGGTTTTGGGTCCAGACACGTTTTTGATCTCTTTGGTCTACGTTTACGCTGCCTTCTATCAGGGTTGTTTTTGTGCCTTGATCATCCGGGTAGGCACTCACGTTAAAATGCGTACCTAATACCTCTATTTCCTGTTCGGCAGATACGACAAGAAAAGGATGAGCTTTATCTTTAGCTACTTCAAAATACGCTTCACCTTTAAGCTCTACCCTTCGCTCCTTTTGCGATGCAAAGGAGGCTGGGTATTTCAGACTGGTTTCGGCATTTAAAGCAACCAATGAACCATCGGGCAAGCGGACCTGATAAGTCTCGCCCCTGGCGGTACTGAGGGTATTATAAGTTGGATTGATCTGACCATTATCAGCTGCTGATCCAATTTCGTACACCACCTGCCCATCCGCAGTTTTTGAAATGCTCACTCCGCCCTGCTTTGCCAATTCTCCGGTTGTTGCATCCGATAACCTGATTTTTTTGCCATTGGCCAAGGTAAGCGTTGCCCCCTCGGTACCAGGCACAATTTCTGATTGGTTTACCGCTGGGGTGGATCGGTTTGTTTGTTGTTGATATAAAAACAAGCTGGCCCCTATAACAATAATTATAGCTGCGGCGGCGGCTATCCCTGGCCATAATTTATAAGTACGCGATGGTAAAATAGTACCACGGATATTATCTTCAAACTTCTGAATAGCCGTATTCAGGTCTGCAGGGGTAAGTTCCGATATTTCTTCCTCATCCAGATGATGAAACCACTTTTGCAATAGCAGTTCTTCTTCGGGGCTACACAATCCTGCTTTATATTTTTCTATTAAATGTTCAGCTTCTTTCATCTTATTATAAAAACCATTATGCTTTTATAATACTAAGACGGCAAAGACCAGGGGGTATGGGTACAAGGATTTAAAAAAAATAATATTTTTCTAATGATTTATTTATACAGCAGCAACATAGCTATCCAAACAACCAATCCTAAACGCAAGCGCAGTACTTTTAAGGCCCTTTTTATTTGTGTGGATACCGTTTGTTCCGAAATATTTAATCTGGCACCAATCTCCTTATGCGTTAATTTTTCCTTTCTACTGAGTTGGAAAATTGTCCTCATTTTAGGTGGCAGGGCTTCTATCTCTCTTTCAATTAAGGTAGATAAGTCTTTCTCTCTTACCAAAAAATCGGTATCAACTCTGGATATATCTATAAAATTTTGTAGAGACGCGATATATTTTGCTTCCACTTTTTTGTGGGCAAACAAATCAAATGCTTTATTTCGAACAGCTGTAAACAGGTAGTTTCTTAAAGAAACTGTAAGCGAAAATTCCTGGCGTTTATTCCATAAGGTAATCAAAACCTCCTGAATGATATCCTGTGATTCTTCTTTATTGTGGAGTTTTTTATGGGCATAAATGTAAAGTAAACTGTGATACCGTTCGTAAATGGCTGTGAATGCGAGACTGTCACCACCCCTTAACAAGGCTGTTAGTTCCTGATCGGTATATGTACAATAAGCAGTCATTTAATTTATTGGTCAACTAAATGTACGCTTTTTTTACGAACAGCAACAGCCAGCTTAGTTTTTACTAAACTGGCTGTACAAAAATGCATGTGATCACAAGCGGACGTATACTTTTTTGTTAAAAATCAATCAGGCATTAAATCCTCCATCAATTGTCAACGCTGCACCGGTAATATACTTACCTTCATTGCTGGCCAGAAAGGTTACCAATCCTGCAACATCATCACCTGTACCATATTCCTTTAAGGCCATGCGGCTCCTTAAAAAGTCGGCCAGATCGGTATCCGATGGGTTCATATCAGTATTTATAGGGCCGGGTTGAACCAGGTTGACCGTAATGTCTTTGGCCCCCAGATCCCTTGCCAGACCTTTGGTGAAACCACTTAATGCCGACTTGCTCATGGCATATAAGGTAGATTGTGGCGCTATCGCATTTTCGGCCATGTTGCTACCTATAGTAATGATCCTTCCACCTTGAGGAATGTGCTGAACTGCTGCCAAAGCCGCCGCATAAACGGCACGTACATTAACAGCCATAATTTGTTCATAATCTTCCAGGGTGTGGTCTTCAAATGCCTTGCCTATATAAATACCTGCGTTATTGACCAGGATATCAATATGTCCAAACTGGCTGATGGTCTTGTTTACTGCATTGGTCACTTCAGCCGTACTGGCACTATCGGCTTTAATGGCTATGGCCTTTCCTCCGGCTGTATTAATTTCGGCAGCAATTTTTTCGGACTGCTCTGCAGATTTTGAATAGGTCAATACTACTGTTGCGCCTTCGGCAGCTAGTCTTTTAGTAATGTCAGCACCCATTCCGCGACCGCCACCGGTAACCAGCGCTATTTTGTTTTCTAAACGTTTCATATACTTTTTTTATTGTTGATGATCAAAAGTAGCGCCTTAAAGGTATATTTGTAAGTACACATTAAATTGTGGTATTTATAGACAAAGCTAACCAACGCTAATTTTCATTATATTTACAATACACCACAAAATAATGCCACAAGAAAAATTAATATATGTAGAATGGATTGATAGTCAGGGTTGCACTCCTAGTTGGGTAAGATTAGATGACTATAAGCCTGAATTACCCATACATAAGAGTATTGGATGGGTAATATATGAAGATGATAACATTTTATCTATATGTGGAAATATTGCTGATGAAACTAGTACTACCCTATATCAAGGAAATGGCATTATGACTATTCCTAAAATAGCCATAATTGCCACTAAAGAGTTAAGTAATAATTTACTTTCCCTTTGATTTCTTTTTGTCAGGTGCTTGTGTTAATGCAGAAGCTGCAACACTTTTTTGATCTTTAGTTGAAGATTTATCTTTCAACTGTTTGGAAGCTTTTTTAGCTACACTTTTACTGGTTTTTTCGTTATTCCCCATATTTATTGGATTATACACTAAATATAAAAACTTAATTTTATTCCGATGCCACATAATATTGAGTTCAAATCTATTCTTGATTTGATGAAAGTATTCCCTACTGAAAAAGCTTGTCATGAATATTTAGCCTATCAAAGATGGGAAGGATTAATGACTTGCCCATACGATGACTGTAAAGGTGAAGATGCTTATATCTTTAAAAATGGTATTCAAAGGAAGTGCAAATGTTGTAAACGTATTTATACTGCTAAAACAGGCACATTTATGGAAGCAAGTAAACTGTCTACAATTAAATGGATTATGGCAATGTATTTGGTGCTACATAAAAAAGGCATTTCATCTGTACAATTAGCTAAGGACATCGGTACGTGTCAAAAGACTGCATGGCATGTATTACACAGAATAAGAGCCGCTTTTGGAAATGAAAAGGAACAGATATTAGAGGGAGAAGTGGCATCTGATGAATGTTTTGTTGGGATGAAATCAAAAAATAAGCATGCTGATAAAAAGATAAAGTATACTCAAGGGCGTAGTTTTAAGGATAAAACTCCTGTTATGGGCATGTTGCAATTGGAGGAATACGAATTGGTATCCAGGCCACATAAAAACAATCCTGAGAAAACAGTAATAGAAAAGGTCATTACTAAACCATCAAGGGTTATTTGTAAAGTAGTAAAGGATACTAGTGCCAAATCATTAACACCAGTTTTGAAACAGCATGTTAAATTTGGCAGTCTCTTAATTACCGATGAATGGGGTGCTTATAATGGACTAAATTGGTTTTATAACAGAGAAGTGGTAGATCATAGTAAAGGATTTTACATAAGTAAAAATGGATATACTTCAAATGCTATTGAAGGCTTTTGGAGCCATTGCAAACGCAGTATTATGGGGATTTATGTAAAACCTACAAGGAAACACATGCAAAAATACTTTAATGAGTTTGCATTTCGTTATAACTATCGTAATTTAGATGTGCAACAGCAAATAAATAACATCATTGCTAATATGAATGTTAGATTAAAGTATAAAGACCTAGTAGCATGAAAACATTAAATAAACCTACACCAAAAAAGAAAACCGCTACTAAACGCAAAAAGTCTAAAAAGGTAAAGTCCGTCAGTAGCGGCAATAAAGAACTTGATAATGCTATTAGATTAGCATTAAAATCTAAACCTAAAGAATAGTTTTATTATGTGATCTTATAGCAGTCATTACTGCGAAGGAAGCGCCTATCATCATTGGGATAGCAATATCAGTATATCCGAATTTTTCAGTATAAGTAATTGTATCATCAATGCATGGTGTTGCAGTAAGAAACAGAGTATGTATTACCATAGCAATGACAGCAAAAGATACAGCACTAGTAATCCCATAAACTATTCCTAACACAATAGAAGCCGTATCTTCTTCAGGTAAATAGCGTTTAACTAAATGATAGGTTATATAATAAGAAATAGCTATCATTGCCCAATGTATAAATGTTAATTGTATAGATTTAATACTGTTAATTCGGATTATATGTTCCAATCCATAAATAATTGCAATCCATAAGATAGCCAAGGCACCGAAAGCCAATAGGTTTAAAATAAACCCTCTTTTCATTTTGTCGTAATTTGAGTAAAAAATAAGGCGTGGACTGCAATTCCTTCAGCTACTCAGGGTTACGACGCCCTCCACGCATAAAGATACAGCCACGCCTATACAGGCGTACTAGATCATTTAATTGCGTGGGCTTCCGAGGTCGTAATTCGAGCAGCAATAAACGTTAGTACAATTTCTTCCTAGTGCTATACTTTAGCACCATTCAAATGTAATAATAATACACAAACCATAAGTAACACTTATAGAAAATTAAAAGTTTATGAACACTACACATTTATTATTATCCATAGTGATAGTATTACAGATTTATGTTATCTGGTTACTAAAAAGAAAAAAGAAATTTAAGTCAATAGAAAGATTTAAATATCCACTATCTTACACTAGTGAAAGTCATTCCTTTGAGGTTGATAATGCAAAAGACAAAACCATAATTGTACATGAAGAGTCTAAGAGTGGTAAAGTCCCGATTTTACAAGAGTTTCTATCCAAGAATCAACAACCTGAGAATAAGAAGGAGGAGGAGGAATAATTTTATGAATACAATAAATAAACATGAAAAAACTGATCATCCATGTAAACCCAAATATATTAGTGAAGATATCTTAATTTCAGAAAGAATGGTTACTATAAATCGGTCAAAACTGCAAAGATTTTCTTTATATTGTCGGCGTTACTCATTTTATAGATATTTACGTTCAAAAAAAATTCGGGTGAAATACGCTCTTCTAATTTTGATTGAACATTTAAAGCGGAAGTGGAGACAATATCTCTTAAAGAATCGACACTAATATCTATACTTTCTAATAGATGCTTATGCTTAACAAGCAAACCTATTACCTCATTCCCTTTGTCATCTGTATAATGAATTTTCCAATTCAAAATTAATATTTTGAATATCGGATCTTTATAATAGACGTCAGCTTCATATGTTAATGATATTTTTTCTTTTAGACTTAAAATAGAAGGCTGATACACAATAGGGTCAACATCAAAGCGTAATACTTTTTGCTGAAATACTTTCATAATATTTAGTTTGTTGGTACACCCTAAATATAAAAAACAAATCAATTAACTAAATAGGCAAGGTTACGTTTGTCTATAAATACCTAAATTGTTAGGTACTAACAAAATAGTAAGAAATGAGAAAAGACACTTCTACAAACGCTTTGAACGAAAAGCAGATCAACGAAAGTTGTGGCATGGCCTATTCTTTATCGGTTATTGGTGGCAGGTGGAAGCCTGCAATTCTGTGCAGGCTTTTGTATGGAAAAATGCGCTACAGCGATTTAAGAAACTCCATTACCAATATTTCTGAACGGATGCTGGTTGCACAATTGCGCGAACTGGAGACAGACCAGGTATTAAAAAGGATTGTTTACCCGGTGGTTCCCCCACGAGTGGAATATGAGCTAACAGAATTAGGCATGACCATGAAACCCATGTTAAGGGCTATGTCTGAATGGGGAAACATGCACAGAAACAAGGTTCAGGGGAGTGAAATATCCGCAAATACCTGTTTTGTTGAAGAAGAACTATGATCGAAATCCTTTTTTAACGATAGATATCTCTCATTTTAAAGTTAAACTGTGTCATGACCTGCCTGGTCAGTTCCCGGTATAAATCGTCATAAGAAGGCCTGTTCGAATAGTTTCCCCTTATGATAGACCAATCTCTTTCGCTCAGGGCCCTCGAGTCTCCCCTGTATTTACCAGTAAGGCTCTCCCAGGTGTATTGTGCAGGAATACGGTCGGACGCAACTATTTTTCTGGATACGGCATCTGTAATACGGTAATCCATCACTGCCCGCGAGTTGATTACGCGGCGGGTTACTGTAACTGTTGCAGAAACGGTAACGGTACTTTCGCTATTTGCCATTTTATCATTCTTTACCGGAATGCTTTTAGTAACGGTATAAGAATAGGTATTGGTGGCCAGATTACTGAACCAGATGTTGTACATGTTGAGATCGATGAACTGGTCTACCCTCAGGTCCCTCGACTGCCTGTCATTGATGCTATAAAACTGATAATATGATTTATTTCCTATAGAGTTAAGGTTCCACAGAATATCATCTTCAAAGAAACTTCCGTTAATGGAATAGGATCCAAAACGTTGATCGAGACGGTTTACCACCACATTGGTAATAGCAGCATCGTAAGCCTGTTGTTTTTTAGCAATCACATCTTTATAACCCGGCACATAGTTATCAGCCATTTTCAGATAATCGTAAGCCTTCCTGGCGCTTAGGCGGTTATCTTTCTGAAGTAAAGTCAATCCTCTGTTATAAGCGGCTTCTGCGGCGTTACGGGCAGCATCCGTTAGTTCGGCACTATAATTTTTCGGCCGGAAAGTATTTAATTTTAAACCAGCATCTACGAATGCGTCATGCATTTTTTGCAAAGAAAGATAACCATCGTAAACCACCCCAAGTTGCTCGGTTTTGCGTCCTCCCCCTACTTTTGCATTGGCAATATCCTGCTGGTACATACTGGCAGCTTCTTTATAGGCTTCCGGTAGAATCCGTGAAGCTTCCTGATTTGCGGAATTCTTTTTTAAATCATTTACGGCAGCATAAAAGGCCTTATCATATGCTCCTTTATCAAATAATTTGCGGGTAGACTGACAGGAGAAAAGAAAGAGTGTTAACAGCAAAATGCTAAGGACAGGTTTCATCTGTATATAGTTTTAATGAAGTTACCATTTTTTTAGGTAAAAACCATGTCAAATCGCATGCATTCGGCATTCAGCCAATCGCGCCTATATTACCTGTTGCCAAAGACAAATGCCATCTGTTAAAAGAAAAAAAATTGTGTTTTTAAATACCTGAGTAAAAACGATCAATTAAGAAACCTTAAATTGCCGATCATATGAAAAAAACTGCATTAATAATTGGCTGCATGGCTATTTTCTGTTCATCCTGTAAGGTTTTGCCTTTTACCAGGGAAAATAATTATATCTATCTACAGAAAAAAGTGGTTGTAAATAACAAATGGAAGTTGATCTGGAAAGATGATTTTAACGGATCTGTAATCGACAGTACCAAATGGAGCAAAATTCCAAAAGGGGGAAGCGACTGGAAT
Encoded proteins:
- a CDS encoding RagB/SusD family nutrient uptake outer membrane protein, producing the protein MNRIQLYYRKNISLLLISVIVMVTGNACTKNFIEHNQNPNNATEEQLKYDNLDVGGFITQMETKIMPVLNNADNADANAYQLIYSLMGDIYSGHQGTSDAYGNNGVNNSTYAMIPAWYGAAFPNAYKNEMAPWYFIKKKSETSSPSTYALAQILKVMAMHRVTDMYGPLPYTQFVAGSTNTPYDSQEVIYNSFFTDLDAAISVLTDFVQKNPGAKPLAKFDLIYGGDFVQWLKFANTLKLRLAMRIVYANPGKAQQAAEQAVSAGVMTGNSDNALLKVDGSTTINPLYTITYPYNDTRMGANMESFLKGYNDPRAGLWFNKVALPAGSTPDFHGIRNGSRFTGHAYDPFSTLNVTLSTPVQWMTASEAYFLRAEGALRNWNMNGTAQNLYETGIKTAFSQPIGGTNLAAGDATTYINDATSKPAPYVDPLNNGNSVAAGNANLSTITIKWNSTDNFERNLERIVTQKWIALYPDGQEAWSEFRRTRYPKVFPVPNNFSNGAISTDIQIRRSPFPQNEYLNNNAAVLQGVSLLGGPDNGGTKLWWDKKP
- a CDS encoding SusC/RagA family TonB-linked outer membrane protein, with the protein product MKIIIIILTMFLLQVSAASKAQISLNEQKTSLADILTKIKKQTGTIFLYNSYSLKNSKPVTVRLNNVSLAEALNSCFQNQPLSYKIEDNVVIIVVKKNPELTEGLSEALMKITGVVRDTAGVVIPGVSVLNKKTGKVSATDGSGTFSIEADAGDVLVFSFIGFIKQELTVGKQTKLTIVLREESSVLEQVVVTALGIKKSTKALTYNVQEVKSDELTKVPDASFVNALSGKVAGITINSSASGIGGSTRVVMRGDKSVQGNNNALYVLDGIPLPNLFSKNSTNPKGVYGGGDSGDGISSINPEDIVSVSVLTGAASAALYGSQAANGVILVTTKKGTAAKTQVSFSNSTNFYRPFVMPQVQNTYGTSSPGTFDSWGAKMSEPGNYDPADFFRTGNNVSNSISLSTGTEKNQTYFSAAAVNANGIVPNNTFNRYNLTLHNSSSYLDDKLSLDLNMMYIKMENQNMISQGQYLNPIVPLYLFPRGDDIEKYKIYERFNPNRNFKTQFWPYGDLGIAMQNPYWTVNRDFNTNNKDRYMLGAALKYKLMPWLDVAARVRLDNTANLNEIKNYASTLPLLAANSENGSYLNANEKTKQTYADFLATANKTFNDIGLIGLLGASLTNTRYDLTGNAVDGNGAPLSTVPNLFNLNNTKPVPALQDAYYDQSQAIYASAQLSYKSRIYLDLTARNEWSSALANTNKLSFFYPSVGLSAIVSDMVSLPQNAISFLKVRGSYSEVGNTIPRFLSTESYPVGPAGINPNSNLPLTDLKPERTKSIEAGINARFLKNKINLDVTLYYSNTFNQLFKYKAPDGSGYDFFSVNAGKVNNKGIEAALGYDGNLGSVKWNATATFTLNRNKIVELVQNKVNPVDGSPLNTDHFDQGGIGSYRSYIDKGGSFGDIYVNKLAVDAHGYILVDPTTGALTIDNNNLIKAGNSNPRYLIGFRNNFSYKNFNVGFLVDCRLGGVAVSATQALMDGYGSSKASADARDNGGVIVNGNKVDAQRYYQTVGLGTGVLSQYVYKATNARLREASIGYTIPAKIFNNKLQNLTISAIGRNLFMFYNKAPFDPESTASTGTYFQGIDYFMLPSLRSFGLSLKVNL
- a CDS encoding FecR family protein, whose amino-acid sequence is MKEAEHLIEKYKAGLCSPEEELLLQKWFHHLDEEEISELTPADLNTAIQKFEDNIRGTILPSRTYKLWPGIAAAAAIIIVIGASLFLYQQQTNRSTPAVNQSEIVPGTEGATLTLANGKKIRLSDATTGELAKQGGVSISKTADGQVVYEIGSAADNGQINPTYNTLSTARGETYQVRLPDGSLVALNAETSLKYPASFASQKERRVELKGEAYFEVAKDKAHPFLVVSAEQEIEVLGTHFNVSAYPDDQGTKTTLIEGSVNVDQRDQKRVWTQNRILKPGQQSVMLGHRIDLRTDVDTESVIAWKNGQFVFVNEPIEQIMQKIARWYDVQVIYEGDMSNKAFVGTISRSKPISKVLSMIESTNTVHFKIKGRSVIVMD
- a CDS encoding RNA polymerase sigma factor, translated to MTAYCTYTDQELTALLRGGDSLAFTAIYERYHSLLYIYAHKKLHNKEESQDIIQEVLITLWNKRQEFSLTVSLRNYLFTAVRNKAFDLFAHKKVEAKYIASLQNFIDISRVDTDFLVREKDLSTLIEREIEALPPKMRTIFQLSRKEKLTHKEIGARLNISEQTVSTQIKRALKVLRLRLGLVVWIAMLLLYK
- a CDS encoding SDR family NAD(P)-dependent oxidoreductase — translated: MKRLENKIALVTGGGRGMGADITKRLAAEGATVVLTYSKSAEQSEKIAAEINTAGGKAIAIKADSASTAEVTNAVNKTISQFGHIDILVNNAGIYIGKAFEDHTLEDYEQIMAVNVRAVYAAALAAVQHIPQGGRIITIGSNMAENAIAPQSTLYAMSKSALSGFTKGLARDLGAKDITVNLVQPGPINTDMNPSDTDLADFLRSRMALKEYGTGDDVAGLVTFLASNEGKYITGAALTIDGGFNA
- a CDS encoding IS1595 family transposase — its product is MPHNIEFKSILDLMKVFPTEKACHEYLAYQRWEGLMTCPYDDCKGEDAYIFKNGIQRKCKCCKRIYTAKTGTFMEASKLSTIKWIMAMYLVLHKKGISSVQLAKDIGTCQKTAWHVLHRIRAAFGNEKEQILEGEVASDECFVGMKSKNKHADKKIKYTQGRSFKDKTPVMGMLQLEEYELVSRPHKNNPEKTVIEKVITKPSRVICKVVKDTSAKSLTPVLKQHVKFGSLLITDEWGAYNGLNWFYNREVVDHSKGFYISKNGYTSNAIEGFWSHCKRSIMGIYVKPTRKHMQKYFNEFAFRYNYRNLDVQQQINNIIANMNVRLKYKDLVA